A part of Acidobacteriota bacterium genomic DNA contains:
- a CDS encoding HD domain-containing protein produces MTSPSSPVPVAVLDMGASAIRLIIGEAGPKGLVRVLEDASRGVLLGRDAFSTGVIRSETADAALSALEGFRTLLGDYGVERVRAVATSAVREARNGDVFLDRVKARTGLVFEVINEAEESRLVYLAVRDRLAKHGAFKGAWTLLAEVGGGNTDLTLLRRGRPNRSGVYALGAIRLRQQLGLSRHTPDLRASMLNRYIAHIVDEIRVDIPLHRVTHVVAIGGDVRFAAVHVLDRDFTDGAPLDVPRDRFLASLVVCDASLRLGALIDLAVPGGRLGAEDFERQVLASADAVGQKYKYDRAHGMHVARLAVQLFDQLGEEHGLTPRDRLLLEVAALLHDVGLFIGLRGHHRHSQYVLSASQIFGLSDIETQIVANVARYHRRGLPDKSHQAYMALDREDRIIVGKLAAILRVANGLDAEHLQKVRSVTLTRRDHTWLLDLESTGDTTLERLASTARTDLFVETFGRRLLVQERGVAG; encoded by the coding sequence ATGACGTCACCTTCCAGTCCGGTTCCCGTGGCGGTCCTCGACATGGGCGCCAGCGCCATCCGGTTGATCATCGGCGAAGCGGGGCCGAAAGGGCTCGTCCGGGTGCTCGAAGACGCGTCGCGCGGCGTCCTGCTCGGACGCGACGCGTTCTCGACCGGCGTCATCCGATCCGAGACCGCCGACGCGGCGCTCTCGGCGCTCGAAGGGTTCCGGACGCTGCTCGGCGATTACGGCGTCGAGCGCGTGCGCGCCGTGGCCACGAGCGCCGTGCGTGAAGCCCGCAACGGCGACGTCTTCCTCGATCGCGTGAAGGCGCGGACGGGCCTCGTCTTCGAGGTGATCAACGAAGCCGAGGAGAGCCGGCTCGTCTACCTCGCGGTGCGCGATCGGCTCGCGAAGCACGGCGCGTTCAAGGGCGCGTGGACGCTGCTCGCGGAAGTCGGCGGCGGCAACACCGACCTGACGCTGCTGCGCCGCGGGCGCCCGAACCGATCCGGTGTGTACGCGCTCGGCGCGATCCGGCTGCGGCAGCAGCTCGGCCTGTCGCGGCACACGCCCGATCTTCGCGCCAGCATGCTCAACCGCTACATCGCGCACATCGTCGACGAAATCCGGGTCGACATCCCGCTGCACCGCGTCACGCACGTCGTGGCGATCGGCGGCGACGTGCGGTTCGCCGCCGTCCACGTGCTCGACCGCGACTTCACCGACGGCGCGCCGCTCGACGTGCCGCGCGACCGGTTCCTCGCCTCGCTCGTCGTGTGCGACGCGTCACTGCGGCTCGGCGCGCTCATCGATCTCGCCGTGCCGGGCGGACGGCTCGGCGCCGAGGACTTCGAACGCCAGGTGCTCGCGAGCGCCGATGCCGTCGGCCAGAAGTACAAATACGACCGCGCCCACGGCATGCACGTGGCTCGGCTCGCCGTCCAACTCTTCGATCAGCTCGGCGAGGAGCACGGGCTGACGCCGCGCGACCGGCTGCTGCTCGAGGTGGCGGCGCTGCTCCACGACGTCGGGCTCTTCATCGGGCTGCGCGGACACCACCGGCACTCGCAGTACGTCCTCTCGGCGTCGCAGATCTTCGGGCTGTCCGACATCGAAACGCAAATCGTCGCCAACGTCGCCCGCTACCACCGGCGCGGGCTGCCCGACAAGAGCCACCAGGCCTACATGGCGCTCGATCGCGAGGATCGGATCATCGTCGGCAAGCTGGCGGCGATCCTTCGCGTCGCCAACGGCCTCGACGCCGAGCACCTCCAGAAGGTCCGCAGCGTGACGCTCACGCGGCGCGATCACACGTGGCTGCTGGACCTCGAGAGCACGGGCGACACGACGCTGGAGCGCCTCGCCTCGACGGCCAGGACCGATCTGTTCGTCGAGACGTTCGGCCGCCGGCTGCTGGTACAGGAGCGTGGGGTGGCGGGATGA
- the ppk1 gene encoding polyphosphate kinase 1, with the protein MTSTNGRNASLFINRELSWLAFDERVLGEAEDETVPLLERLKFASIAAANLDEFFMVRVAKLKRAIEDDDVRPDLAGMTPAEQLAAVRNRARTLMARIYTLTSDVLLPALASEGIRIVAWDTVAPPEQAALTSFFRDAVLPVLTPLAVDASRPFPLLSSLSLNLVLLLEPGADDTQPRLAVVQVPAGLARLVRVPGADGPTFVLLEDIVRASLAHLFPGQPIREVRCIRLSRDAELELDDEGGRTQLEQVERELRRRRRSDITRLEVDADVSVEMRDILEDRLDIEAEEVFLMPGPLDMRLLMGLVDLPGCDRLREPAFVPVNPLEDDADVFTVLDQRDVLLHHPYESFDPVLAFVAQAAQDPDVLAIKQTLYRATPGSSLIESLRRAAERNKQVTVVVELTARFDEERNIQWARALEEAGAHVVYGVRGYKTHAKMCLVVRRTPTGLRRYLHLGTGNYNERTARVYTDFGLMTSRPAFCEDASAVFNALTGYSDPPQLHKLAMAPTGLRQRLLRLIRREQRFAESGRPAAIAAKVNALVDEQVILALYEASTAGVDILLCVRGICALRPGVPGVSERVRVVSLVDRFLEHSRIYRFENGGDQEVYLASADWMTRNFDHRIELMFPIEHSDHRRTVTAALDAMFRDNVKAYHLDADGTYRRRARARDQPPFRVQQALLEDISRMADTARQRAGVSLQPR; encoded by the coding sequence ATGACGTCGACGAATGGTCGCAACGCCAGCCTGTTCATCAATCGGGAGCTGTCCTGGCTGGCCTTCGACGAGCGTGTGCTCGGCGAGGCTGAAGACGAGACGGTGCCGCTGCTCGAGCGCCTGAAGTTCGCGTCGATTGCCGCGGCCAACCTGGACGAGTTCTTCATGGTCCGGGTCGCGAAGCTCAAACGCGCCATCGAGGACGACGACGTCCGGCCCGATCTGGCCGGCATGACGCCCGCCGAGCAGCTCGCCGCGGTACGCAACCGCGCGCGGACGCTGATGGCGCGGATCTACACGCTCACGAGTGACGTCTTGCTGCCGGCTCTCGCCAGCGAGGGCATCCGCATCGTCGCGTGGGACACCGTTGCGCCGCCCGAGCAGGCGGCCCTGACGTCGTTCTTCCGCGACGCCGTGCTGCCGGTCCTCACGCCGTTGGCGGTCGATGCGTCGCGCCCCTTCCCGCTGCTGTCGTCGCTGAGCCTGAACCTGGTGCTGCTGCTCGAACCGGGAGCGGACGACACGCAGCCGCGGCTGGCGGTCGTACAGGTGCCCGCGGGGCTCGCGCGGCTCGTGCGCGTGCCCGGCGCCGACGGCCCGACGTTCGTGCTGCTCGAAGACATCGTGCGGGCATCGCTCGCTCACCTGTTTCCCGGACAGCCGATCCGCGAGGTGCGGTGCATCCGCTTGAGCCGCGACGCAGAGCTGGAGCTCGACGACGAGGGGGGCCGCACCCAGCTCGAACAGGTCGAACGCGAGCTCCGCCGGCGGCGGCGCAGCGACATCACGCGGCTCGAAGTCGATGCCGACGTGTCGGTCGAGATGCGGGACATCCTCGAAGACCGCCTGGACATCGAGGCCGAGGAAGTGTTCCTCATGCCCGGGCCGCTGGACATGCGGCTGCTCATGGGCCTCGTCGACCTTCCCGGATGCGACCGGCTGCGCGAGCCCGCCTTCGTGCCGGTGAACCCGCTCGAAGACGACGCCGATGTGTTCACGGTGCTGGACCAGCGCGACGTGCTCCTGCACCACCCGTACGAGTCCTTCGATCCGGTGTTGGCGTTCGTCGCGCAGGCGGCACAGGACCCGGACGTGCTAGCGATCAAGCAGACGCTGTACCGCGCCACGCCGGGCTCCTCGCTCATCGAGAGCCTCCGACGGGCCGCCGAGCGCAACAAGCAGGTGACCGTCGTCGTCGAGTTGACCGCCCGCTTCGACGAAGAGCGCAACATCCAATGGGCGCGCGCGCTCGAGGAGGCCGGCGCGCACGTCGTGTACGGCGTCCGCGGCTACAAGACCCACGCGAAGATGTGCCTCGTCGTTCGCCGGACGCCCACCGGGCTTCGCCGCTATCTCCATCTCGGGACCGGCAATTACAACGAGCGGACGGCCAGGGTGTACACGGATTTCGGGCTGATGACGAGCCGGCCGGCGTTCTGTGAGGACGCGTCCGCGGTGTTCAACGCGCTCACCGGGTATTCGGATCCGCCGCAACTGCACAAGCTCGCGATGGCGCCGACCGGACTCCGCCAGCGGCTGCTCAGGCTGATCCGGCGCGAACAGCGGTTCGCGGAGAGCGGCCGCCCGGCCGCGATTGCGGCCAAGGTGAACGCGCTCGTGGACGAGCAGGTGATCCTGGCCCTGTACGAAGCGTCAACGGCCGGTGTCGACATCCTGCTATGCGTGCGCGGCATCTGCGCGCTGCGTCCCGGCGTGCCCGGCGTGAGCGAGCGGGTCCGCGTCGTGTCGCTCGTCGATCGGTTCCTCGAACACTCGCGCATCTACCGCTTCGAGAACGGCGGCGATCAGGAGGTCTACCTGGCGAGCGCCGACTGGATGACGCGGAACTTCGACCACCGGATCGAGTTGATGTTCCCGATCGAGCATTCGGACCACCGCCGTACGGTCACGGCCGCGCTCGACGCGATGTTCCGGGACAACGTCAAGGCCTATCACCTCGATGCGGACGGCACGTACCGTCGCCGGGCTCGCGCGCGGGATCAGCCGCCGTTTCGCGTGCAACAGGCGTTGCTCGAGGACATCAGCCGCATGGCGGACACCGCGCGGCAGCGGGCGGGCGTCTCGCTCCAGCCGCGCTGA
- a CDS encoding TonB-dependent receptor, with protein sequence MRRHLRLAVSVMLATVGWLAVAPQLGAQSDARFTGSVFDSSGSAVAGATVAATNEKTGEVRTTTSNEKGRYVLANLRPSVYTLKVTFGSFEPLEYHGMPLSAAQEFALDLTMQPKGVKESVTVTADIAPIDLSSARLGVNVNERDVQNLPINGRQMSQLTLQAPGAVNSGTGTWQDVRFSGRALEQNAIRYDGVEGSSIIDAAPGNLNGEVPTPFKLQASLENVQEFRVESSNYPAEYGTGTGGQVTVITKSGSNALRGSLFEYYRNDRFDAPNYFDTAAGLPKSLLNQHQFGASMGGPLARNRAFFFVSYEEYRLRAGVNFVEAVPSDAAWNRAVPAIRQLRPGFLAPDAVILPGASANPDFDIAQLQGVQDVREHATSARLDVKLSDRWLAYVRVFHDQGRNVQPEGVTGRRVEITANPTNAVFSLNGTLSNVATNEFKVGYNAAPTRINGIAPVVNGIDFGSLVLNLSGSVANTGIAGQGASSGIAVPGGLVRANSATNGRGQPYDPYTVSIIDALTTARGAHLLKVGGEFRAIRMSTDRLGGTTYTFQNLSAFLNNQASSVQYLGDVSAPSPFNKGAAGARNVRQEYYIAYAQDEWRVGRKATLNYGLRYDYYTPLRETRDLVVKFNIDTGAIDSPTTPLFKTKKNAFQPRVGFTYALNEQTVFRSGIGVFVGPGQTEDQIQPVESDRVSSTVSNASFPVDTAAIAANFEKNVNTRSYQPRAYANEYSIPETVYQYTASVQRELPGRMAVTAAFVGSQGRNLFLRSVANNIVDVITNPDPTKAALVVREFSIPVRDANGTIVSVQNPYAEIDYKTSGGRDSYQALQFSLVKRAQKGLSANVQYTFGRSRGNTAGSNEAQTAANNARTLEEFDYDIGYNNFDVRHTFNFSVLYELPYGTGKAFGQNASPLLRTLLGDWEVGWIMNARSGLPVPVQIVRPDVVYRDAKGNVFANPAAGRVAIINTPRGGSSRNVRRPDLVPGVDPFIEDGGTLFLNPAAFATPAPGEFGNLERNSIHGPSFSQLDLVFAKRVSLGGGRSVEFRAEIFNVLNTVNFSNPVGTLPQAIPNDSLTEANRLQPGQAYTPAAAGTFGKLTGTVGRTVGLGTPRQGQFAFRLNF encoded by the coding sequence ATGCGACGACACCTGCGGCTCGCGGTGTCCGTGATGCTGGCCACGGTTGGCTGGCTCGCCGTGGCCCCGCAACTTGGAGCCCAGTCCGATGCCCGGTTCACCGGTTCCGTGTTCGACAGCTCCGGGTCCGCCGTGGCCGGCGCCACCGTCGCCGCGACGAACGAGAAGACAGGCGAGGTGCGCACGACGACCTCGAACGAGAAGGGCCGCTACGTGCTCGCGAATCTCAGGCCGTCGGTCTACACGTTGAAGGTCACCTTCGGCAGCTTCGAGCCGCTCGAGTACCACGGCATGCCGCTGTCGGCCGCGCAGGAGTTCGCGCTGGATCTGACGATGCAGCCGAAAGGCGTGAAGGAGTCCGTGACCGTCACCGCCGACATCGCGCCCATCGATCTCAGCTCGGCCCGTCTCGGCGTGAACGTGAACGAGCGGGACGTCCAGAACCTGCCGATCAACGGTCGGCAGATGTCGCAATTGACGCTTCAGGCCCCGGGAGCCGTGAACTCCGGCACCGGTACCTGGCAGGACGTGCGATTCAGCGGCCGCGCGCTCGAGCAGAACGCCATCCGGTACGACGGCGTCGAAGGGTCGTCGATCATCGACGCGGCGCCGGGCAACCTCAACGGCGAGGTGCCGACGCCGTTCAAGCTGCAGGCCAGTCTCGAGAACGTCCAGGAGTTCCGCGTCGAATCCAGCAACTACCCGGCCGAGTACGGCACCGGCACCGGCGGGCAGGTCACGGTCATCACCAAGTCGGGCAGCAACGCGCTCCGCGGATCGCTCTTCGAGTACTACCGCAACGATCGGTTCGACGCGCCCAACTACTTCGATACGGCCGCGGGCCTTCCGAAGTCGCTGCTGAACCAGCACCAGTTCGGCGCGTCGATGGGCGGACCGCTCGCCCGCAACCGCGCCTTCTTCTTCGTGAGCTACGAGGAATACCGCCTTCGCGCGGGCGTGAACTTCGTGGAAGCCGTGCCGAGCGATGCGGCCTGGAACCGCGCGGTGCCGGCGATCCGCCAGCTCCGGCCGGGTTTCCTCGCGCCCGACGCCGTGATTCTGCCAGGAGCATCGGCCAATCCCGACTTCGACATCGCGCAACTGCAGGGCGTGCAGGACGTCAGGGAGCACGCGACGAGCGCGCGGCTCGACGTCAAGCTGAGCGACCGATGGCTCGCCTACGTGCGCGTCTTCCACGATCAGGGACGGAACGTGCAGCCCGAAGGCGTGACCGGCCGGCGCGTCGAGATCACCGCCAATCCCACGAACGCCGTGTTCAGCCTGAACGGCACGCTCTCGAACGTCGCGACGAACGAGTTCAAGGTCGGCTACAACGCGGCGCCGACGCGCATCAACGGCATCGCGCCGGTGGTGAACGGCATCGACTTCGGGAGCCTCGTGCTCAACCTCAGCGGCTCGGTGGCGAACACCGGCATCGCGGGGCAGGGCGCCAGCTCCGGCATCGCGGTACCGGGCGGCCTCGTCCGGGCCAACAGTGCGACCAACGGCCGCGGGCAGCCGTACGATCCGTACACGGTCTCGATCATCGACGCGCTGACGACGGCGCGCGGCGCGCATCTGCTGAAGGTGGGCGGCGAGTTCCGCGCCATTCGAATGTCGACGGACCGGCTGGGCGGCACGACCTACACCTTTCAGAACCTCTCCGCGTTCCTCAACAACCAGGCGTCGAGCGTGCAGTACCTCGGCGACGTGAGCGCGCCGAGCCCGTTCAACAAGGGTGCGGCGGGGGCACGCAACGTCCGGCAGGAGTACTACATCGCGTACGCGCAGGACGAGTGGCGCGTCGGCCGAAAGGCGACGCTCAACTACGGTCTGCGGTACGACTACTACACGCCGCTCCGGGAAACGCGCGACCTCGTGGTCAAGTTCAACATCGACACCGGCGCGATCGATTCGCCGACGACGCCCCTGTTCAAGACCAAGAAGAACGCGTTCCAGCCGCGCGTGGGGTTCACCTACGCGCTGAACGAGCAGACGGTCTTCAGGTCGGGCATCGGCGTGTTCGTCGGCCCGGGCCAGACGGAGGATCAGATTCAACCGGTCGAAAGCGACCGCGTCAGCTCGACGGTGAGCAACGCATCGTTTCCGGTCGACACGGCGGCCATCGCGGCCAACTTCGAGAAGAACGTGAACACGCGGTCGTACCAGCCGCGCGCCTACGCGAACGAGTACTCGATCCCGGAAACGGTCTACCAGTACACGGCCTCGGTGCAACGCGAGCTGCCGGGCCGGATGGCGGTGACCGCGGCGTTCGTGGGCAGCCAGGGCCGGAACCTGTTCCTCCGGAGCGTCGCGAACAACATCGTCGACGTGATCACGAACCCCGATCCGACGAAGGCGGCGCTGGTCGTCCGCGAATTCTCGATTCCGGTGCGCGACGCGAACGGGACGATCGTCTCGGTGCAGAACCCGTACGCCGAGATCGACTACAAGACCAGCGGCGGCCGCGACAGCTACCAGGCGCTCCAGTTCTCGCTGGTGAAGCGCGCTCAGAAGGGGCTCTCCGCCAACGTGCAGTACACGTTCGGCCGCAGCCGGGGCAACACCGCCGGATCGAACGAGGCACAGACCGCGGCGAACAACGCGCGCACGCTCGAGGAGTTCGACTACGACATCGGCTACAACAACTTCGACGTGCGGCACACGTTCAACTTCAGCGTGCTCTACGAGCTGCCGTATGGGACGGGCAAGGCGTTCGGGCAGAACGCGAGCCCGCTGCTCCGCACCCTGCTCGGCGACTGGGAAGTCGGCTGGATCATGAACGCCCGCAGCGGGCTGCCAGTGCCCGTGCAGATCGTTCGCCCCGATGTCGTCTACCGGGACGCGAAGGGCAACGTCTTCGCGAACCCGGCGGCGGGGCGCGTGGCCATCATCAACACGCCCCGCGGCGGATCGTCGCGCAACGTGCGTCGTCCCGACCTCGTGCCCGGCGTCGACCCGTTCATCGAGGACGGCGGCACGCTGTTCCTGAATCCGGCGGCCTTCGCGACGCCCGCGCCGGGCGAGTTCGGCAACCTGGAGCGCAACTCGATTCACGGTCCGAGCTTCTCGCAGCTCGATCTGGTGTTCGCCAAGCGCGTCTCGCTCGGCGGCGGGCGCAGCGTGGAGTTCCGGGCCGAGATCTTCAACGTGCTGAACACCGTCAACTTCTCGAACCCGGTCGGCACGCTGCCTCAGGCGATTCCGAACGATTCGCTGACGGAGGCCAATCGGCTGCAGCCCGGCCAGGCGTACACACCGGCCGCCGCCGGGACGTTCGGCAAGTTGACCGGAACGGTCGGCCGTACGGTCGGGCTCGGCACGCCGCGACAGGGGCAGTTCGCGTTCCGTCTCAACTTCTAG